The following coding sequences lie in one Changpingibacter yushuensis genomic window:
- a CDS encoding L-lactate permease, with protein MATAAAFIPSTTTVGSSLVLTALLALVPLILFFVLLGVFRVPTHWCALSSLAAALVVAIFGFKMPAHLALLSGTQGIAFGLFPILYIVIMAVWLYNLTERSGRSEDVRAVFAMVGKGDKRIQVLLIGFCFCGLLEGLAGFGAPVAIACAMLLAIGIPPIKAALATMVGNALNVGFGAMAIPVTTAGQLGGVDANLVAGTMGRITPFFLVWIPVVLLAIVDGARGVRQAWPAAIVAGFGMAFGHVIGSTFLPYQLTAVFASLISFVLLAILLNFWRPATPEEQHSVANSSGMTASRVTLGLLPYWLVVVIFGIAKLWTLGIDIPAWLSSTDIKIHWPGLDGNLASVAADGTVTASTSTIFNFQWLSSPGTMLLITGLIVSVAYGTTSSGGRFAFSFARGIRTLIKTAYDLRITILTICSIMALAYVMNFSGQTVAIGTWLAATGAAFAFLAPVLGWIGTAVTGSATSAAALFANLQAVAAGQAHLSPQLLLAANEIGGGIGKIISPQNLAIAASAIKEPGSESTLLRKALPYSVMLVVILGIIVFLASRGVLGFIIVS; from the coding sequence ATGGCAACTGCTGCTGCCTTTATTCCGTCAACGACGACGGTCGGTTCTAGTCTCGTGCTCACTGCGTTACTGGCTCTTGTTCCGCTCATTTTGTTCTTTGTGCTTCTGGGCGTGTTCCGCGTTCCCACTCACTGGTGCGCGCTGAGCTCACTCGCCGCCGCCCTTGTGGTCGCCATCTTTGGTTTCAAGATGCCCGCCCATTTGGCGTTGCTTTCCGGAACCCAAGGAATTGCTTTCGGGCTCTTCCCCATCCTCTATATCGTCATCATGGCCGTGTGGCTGTACAACCTCACCGAACGCTCCGGGCGCTCAGAGGATGTTCGCGCTGTGTTTGCCATGGTCGGCAAAGGAGACAAGCGGATCCAGGTACTGCTCATAGGTTTCTGTTTCTGCGGACTTCTGGAAGGGCTCGCGGGTTTTGGAGCACCTGTTGCGATCGCCTGCGCCATGCTCCTTGCCATTGGTATTCCACCCATCAAGGCCGCTCTGGCGACCATGGTGGGCAACGCCCTCAACGTTGGGTTCGGAGCCATGGCGATTCCTGTCACCACGGCGGGCCAGCTTGGCGGCGTAGATGCCAACCTCGTGGCTGGCACGATGGGCCGCATTACGCCATTCTTCCTCGTGTGGATTCCCGTGGTTCTTCTGGCCATTGTCGACGGCGCCCGCGGCGTGCGTCAGGCGTGGCCTGCGGCCATTGTGGCCGGCTTCGGCATGGCGTTCGGCCATGTCATCGGTTCCACCTTCTTGCCCTATCAGCTCACCGCGGTGTTCGCCTCGTTGATTTCCTTCGTGTTGCTCGCCATTCTTCTCAACTTTTGGCGGCCTGCTACTCCCGAAGAGCAGCATTCAGTTGCCAATTCTTCCGGCATGACCGCTTCCCGAGTCACGCTCGGACTCTTGCCCTACTGGCTTGTTGTAGTCATCTTCGGCATCGCGAAGCTGTGGACCCTCGGAATTGATATCCCGGCCTGGCTTTCTTCCACGGACATCAAGATTCACTGGCCCGGTTTGGACGGAAATCTTGCCTCCGTCGCGGCGGACGGAACAGTCACCGCATCCACCTCCACGATCTTCAACTTCCAGTGGCTTTCCTCACCCGGAACGATGTTGCTCATAACGGGACTCATCGTTTCGGTAGCCTACGGGACGACGTCGTCGGGAGGGCGATTCGCCTTCTCTTTCGCTCGTGGAATCCGTACTTTGATTAAGACGGCATACGATCTGCGAATCACCATCCTCACGATCTGCTCGATCATGGCCCTTGCCTACGTTATGAACTTCTCTGGCCAGACCGTTGCTATTGGCACATGGCTCGCCGCCACTGGCGCAGCCTTCGCATTCCTTGCTCCCGTGCTCGGTTGGATTGGAACTGCGGTTACCGGATCGGCCACCTCAGCAGCAGCACTGTTTGCAAACCTGCAGGCAGTGGCAGCCGGCCAGGCCCACCTCAGCCCGCAGCTTCTGCTCGCCGCAAATGAGATTGGCGGCGGAATCGGCAAGATCATCAGCCCGCAGAACCTCGCGATTGCTGCTTCAGCAATCAAGGAACCCGGCTCCGAATCAACCCTGTTGCGCAAGGCCCTTCCATATTCTGTGATGTTGGTAGTGATACTCGGCATCATCGTATTCCTCGCCTCGCGCGGAGTACTCGGCTTCATCATTGTTTCTTAA
- a CDS encoding (Fe-S)-binding protein, with translation MRIALFATCISDVMFPQAAEATVHLLERLGHEVVFPEDQGCCGQMHTNTGYYPEAMPLIRNHVKTFAPVLDGEWDAIVVPSGSCTGSLRHQAELVARDQGEEQVAAYAAELAKKTYDLPELLVNVLGLEDVGAYFPHRVTYHTTCHSLRIARIGDTPIRLLNHVDGLDFVPLPEADVCCGFGGTFSLKNPETSAAMLSDKMANIVSTGAEIVVAGDYSCLMNIGGGLSRTRSGVRSMHLAEVLAGTKEEPWTAPATTTKVG, from the coding sequence TTGAGAATCGCACTATTTGCCACATGTATCTCCGACGTCATGTTCCCGCAGGCGGCGGAGGCAACTGTGCACCTCTTGGAGAGGCTGGGCCACGAAGTGGTCTTCCCCGAGGATCAAGGGTGCTGCGGTCAGATGCACACGAACACCGGGTATTACCCTGAGGCGATGCCGCTGATCCGCAATCACGTGAAGACGTTTGCGCCCGTTCTGGACGGCGAATGGGATGCCATTGTGGTTCCGTCGGGTTCCTGCACTGGCTCCCTGCGCCATCAGGCAGAACTGGTTGCACGTGATCAGGGTGAGGAGCAAGTTGCCGCCTACGCCGCTGAACTCGCGAAGAAGACCTACGATCTTCCTGAACTCCTCGTCAATGTGCTTGGACTCGAAGATGTTGGCGCATATTTCCCACATCGCGTCACCTATCACACCACGTGCCATTCTCTGCGCATTGCACGCATAGGCGATACACCTATCCGGCTGCTCAACCATGTAGACGGGCTGGATTTCGTTCCGCTGCCGGAGGCTGACGTCTGCTGCGGGTTCGGCGGAACGTTCTCGCTGAAGAATCCTGAGACTTCTGCAGCGATGCTTTCAGACAAGATGGCCAACATTGTCTCAACCGGGGCAGAAATAGTGGTCGCGGGCGACTACTCGTGCCTCATGAACATCGGTGGTGGACTTAGCCGGACCCGCTCCGGAGTCCGTTCCATGCACCTCGCGGAAGTCCTTGCCGGAACCAAGGAAGAACCGTGGACCGCCCCCGCAACCACAACGAAGGTTGGATAA
- a CDS encoding SMP-30/gluconolactonase/LRE family protein: MSLEQITDEVAFHGEGPVWHESWGGLRWVDMLAGALLTLGSDGAVSRLEVGSRIAAFVRPRTSGGYVVGVERGIALSDSPFGIPVHSEPLWSDPNVRMNECGIDPQGRLYAGGMPYDKTPGGAKLFRIAGQQIDVIEEHVTTSNGIEFTADGLLAYYNDTGTKQTDVYDVDAAGNLSNRRLFHKGDGGSPDGLAVDSEGNVWCAINRLGLVRLYSPQAEILGQWKLPCPGVTAVTLGGADGKDVFVTTSKENADVAGSGAVFHMRAEVAGQPTKLYAY; this comes from the coding sequence ATGAGTCTTGAACAAATAACTGATGAAGTCGCCTTCCATGGCGAAGGCCCCGTGTGGCACGAGTCGTGGGGAGGGCTTCGGTGGGTAGATATGCTCGCCGGTGCACTCCTCACGCTCGGATCTGACGGGGCTGTGTCCCGTCTAGAGGTCGGATCGAGGATCGCGGCATTTGTGCGTCCGCGCACGAGTGGCGGTTACGTAGTGGGTGTGGAGCGCGGGATTGCGCTATCCGATTCACCGTTCGGCATTCCCGTACACAGTGAACCCCTGTGGTCTGACCCGAACGTTCGAATGAATGAGTGTGGAATTGACCCTCAGGGCCGCCTCTACGCCGGAGGGATGCCATATGACAAGACCCCCGGGGGCGCCAAACTGTTCCGCATTGCGGGCCAGCAGATAGATGTGATTGAAGAGCACGTCACCACATCCAATGGCATCGAGTTCACCGCCGATGGCTTGCTCGCCTATTACAATGACACAGGCACAAAGCAAACCGATGTGTACGACGTCGACGCCGCCGGCAACCTTTCCAACCGACGTTTGTTCCACAAGGGTGACGGCGGCAGCCCAGATGGCCTTGCTGTGGATTCAGAGGGCAATGTGTGGTGCGCAATCAACAGACTTGGACTTGTTCGCCTCTACTCCCCGCAAGCAGAAATCCTCGGTCAGTGGAAACTCCCCTGCCCTGGTGTCACTGCCGTGACGCTTGGCGGCGCAGACGGCAAGGACGTCTTCGTCACTACGTCCAAGGAGAATGCTGATGTTGCTGGCTCGGGTGCAGTGTTCCATATGCGCGCTGAGGTAGCTGGCCAGCCCACAAAGCTCTACGCGTACTGA
- the glpK gene encoding glycerol kinase GlpK, whose protein sequence is MAEKKYVLAIDQGTTSSRTILFDHTGHSVASGQLEHEQIFPHAGWVEHNAVEIWDNVRQTVGIALSQAQSNHHEVVAVGITNQRETTIIWDRTTGEPVYNAIVWQDTRSQDIVDRLAADGGPDKFRPIVGETLSTYASLTKIMWILENVPGVRERAERGELAFGNPDSWLIWNMTGGVDGGLHITDVTNASRTMLMDLQTLQWREDICEIAGIPMSLLPEIKSSSEVYGYGRESGLLPGVPIAGDLGDQQAATFGQACFQPGMAKNTYGTGCFMLMNTGENAQMSENGLITTVCYKIGDQPTKYALEGSIAVTGSLIQWLRDNLEIVATSPDVESLAASVDDNGGVYFVPAFSGLFAPHWRGDARGAIVGMTRYNTKAHIARAALEATAFQTREVLDAMEADSGVQLEELRVDGGMTANNLLMQFQADILDTEVVLPVVAETTALGAAYAAGIAVGFWDGEQDVTNNWAEAKRWSPNMDADERDRQLRQWKKAVTKTLDWVDEDVTL, encoded by the coding sequence ATGGCTGAAAAGAAGTACGTTCTGGCAATCGACCAAGGGACGACGTCGTCCCGCACCATCCTCTTTGATCACACCGGACACTCAGTAGCATCGGGTCAGCTCGAACACGAGCAGATCTTCCCGCACGCTGGCTGGGTTGAGCACAACGCGGTTGAGATCTGGGACAACGTGCGCCAGACCGTTGGCATCGCGCTCTCCCAAGCCCAGTCCAACCATCACGAAGTTGTTGCCGTTGGTATTACCAACCAGCGTGAGACCACCATCATTTGGGATCGTACAACCGGTGAGCCCGTCTACAACGCCATCGTCTGGCAGGACACGCGTTCGCAGGACATCGTGGACCGTTTGGCGGCCGACGGCGGACCCGACAAGTTCCGTCCGATTGTTGGCGAGACTCTCTCCACCTACGCATCACTCACGAAGATCATGTGGATTCTGGAGAATGTGCCAGGAGTTCGCGAGCGCGCCGAACGCGGCGAGCTCGCATTCGGTAACCCGGATTCGTGGCTTATCTGGAACATGACGGGTGGTGTGGACGGTGGCCTTCATATCACCGACGTGACAAATGCTTCGCGCACCATGCTCATGGATCTGCAAACGCTTCAGTGGCGCGAGGACATCTGCGAGATCGCGGGTATCCCTATGTCACTGCTCCCAGAGATCAAGTCCTCTTCTGAGGTCTATGGGTACGGCCGTGAGTCGGGCCTGCTTCCGGGTGTCCCGATTGCCGGAGACCTCGGCGATCAGCAGGCTGCCACCTTTGGCCAGGCATGCTTCCAACCTGGAATGGCCAAGAACACCTACGGCACTGGCTGCTTCATGCTGATGAACACCGGCGAAAACGCGCAGATGTCTGAGAACGGCCTGATCACTACGGTGTGCTACAAGATTGGCGATCAGCCAACCAAGTACGCACTCGAAGGTTCTATTGCCGTGACCGGATCGCTCATCCAGTGGCTGCGTGACAACCTGGAGATTGTGGCAACTTCCCCCGACGTGGAGTCTCTTGCAGCAAGCGTGGATGACAATGGCGGCGTGTACTTCGTCCCAGCGTTCTCCGGTCTTTTCGCACCACACTGGCGTGGCGACGCTCGTGGAGCAATCGTGGGTATGACTCGGTACAACACGAAGGCACACATTGCTCGCGCAGCTCTCGAGGCAACCGCGTTCCAGACTCGTGAGGTTCTCGATGCAATGGAAGCCGATTCGGGCGTCCAGCTTGAAGAGCTGCGTGTGGACGGTGGCATGACTGCCAACAACCTCCTTATGCAGTTCCAGGCAGACATCTTGGATACCGAAGTGGTGCTGCCCGTCGTGGCAGAGACCACAGCGTTGGGTGCGGCATACGCCGCAGGCATCGCAGTCGGATTCTGGGACGGTGAACAGGACGTTACAAACAACTGGGCGGAAGCCAAGCGCTGGTCGCCCAACATGGATGCTGACGAGCGCGATCGCCAGCTGCGCCAGTGGAAGAAGGCCGTTACTAAGACCCTTGACTGGGTTGATGAGGATGTGACGCTGTAG
- a CDS encoding LutC/YkgG family protein has protein sequence MATSAKDEILRRIRAAGPIEVPAIPREYRKSAEGDVVEEMEQALIDYTATVFHSTEDGIPDAIDAALQDQASVVVPAGLPESWKEAAGRGRELRIDEPALSKGELDSTNAVVTGSRVAVSLSGTIMLDGSPDQGRRAITLVPDTHVIVLRAKDIKATVPEAVAILGENPTAPTTWIAGPSATSDIELVRVDGVHGPRTLRVIIVSDES, from the coding sequence ATGGCTACTTCCGCAAAGGATGAGATTCTGCGGCGTATCCGGGCCGCTGGACCAATCGAAGTTCCTGCGATACCCCGCGAGTACCGCAAGAGCGCTGAGGGTGACGTAGTTGAAGAGATGGAGCAAGCTCTTATCGATTACACTGCCACCGTGTTCCACTCCACTGAGGACGGAATCCCTGATGCCATCGATGCGGCTCTGCAGGATCAGGCATCCGTGGTAGTTCCGGCGGGCCTTCCTGAATCATGGAAGGAAGCTGCGGGGCGCGGACGCGAACTGCGCATAGATGAACCAGCACTCTCCAAGGGCGAACTGGATTCCACCAATGCTGTTGTCACAGGTTCACGCGTAGCCGTTTCCTTGTCAGGAACGATCATGTTGGACGGCTCACCTGATCAAGGGCGCCGCGCGATCACGTTGGTACCTGATACTCACGTCATTGTGCTTCGCGCGAAGGATATCAAGGCCACCGTTCCAGAAGCAGTTGCGATCTTGGGTGAGAACCCCACTGCGCCAACTACGTGGATTGCCGGTCCATCTGCCACCTCGGACATCGAATTGGTCCGGGTAGATGGTGTACACGGTCCACGCACGTTGCGCGTTATCATCGTTAGTGATGAGTCTTGA
- a CDS encoding anaerobic glycerol-3-phosphate dehydrogenase subunit C: MSIEFAKASMARASLDQCVKCTICETQCPVAAVTPLFPGPKYVGPQAERFRNGESVDYSMDYCSGCGICTTVCPQGVKIAEINGQARAVMKADNMPVRDRLMTQTELEGRVMTPVAPVANWALGQKPIRKVIQAVVGVHEDAPMPKANSQSFQGWFKRRKEHIKAIGPSRGSIVFFHGCAGGYFEVETSKATVEVLEYLGYDVIVPKQGCCGLAQQSNGLFDGAEKLVVKLANQLRSAGKQLTIVSSSGSCAGMIRHEAHEIMGVDDPALLDVAARTVETSEFMVELIHNGEFPIEALRPMNLSIPYHQPCQVKSQGIGKPAIELMESIPGVTVTESGQACCGIAGTYGLKKEKYAIAQKVGQPLFDMIKDTNPNLAACETETCRWQIRKGSGAEVIHPIQLIHAALGLAKDGQLSTLASA, encoded by the coding sequence ATGAGCATCGAATTTGCCAAGGCTTCCATGGCAAGGGCGAGTCTCGACCAGTGCGTGAAGTGTACGATCTGCGAGACGCAATGCCCAGTTGCCGCAGTGACCCCCTTGTTCCCTGGACCGAAGTATGTTGGTCCGCAGGCAGAGCGATTCCGCAACGGAGAATCGGTTGACTACTCAATGGACTACTGTTCGGGCTGCGGCATCTGCACCACAGTATGCCCACAAGGCGTGAAGATTGCCGAGATCAACGGCCAAGCTCGTGCAGTTATGAAGGCTGATAACATGCCGGTGCGTGACCGCCTCATGACCCAGACCGAACTCGAAGGCCGCGTTATGACCCCCGTGGCGCCCGTAGCCAACTGGGCGCTCGGCCAGAAGCCGATCCGGAAGGTCATACAGGCCGTCGTAGGTGTTCACGAAGACGCCCCCATGCCAAAGGCTAACTCCCAGAGCTTCCAAGGCTGGTTCAAGCGTCGCAAGGAACACATCAAAGCGATAGGCCCGAGCCGGGGCTCCATCGTCTTCTTCCACGGTTGCGCGGGTGGCTACTTCGAAGTGGAAACCTCAAAAGCAACCGTCGAAGTGCTCGAGTATCTGGGCTACGATGTGATCGTTCCAAAGCAAGGTTGCTGTGGACTGGCTCAGCAGTCAAATGGCCTGTTTGACGGCGCAGAGAAGTTAGTTGTCAAGCTGGCGAACCAACTGAGAAGCGCAGGCAAACAGCTTACGATTGTATCGTCCTCAGGTTCATGCGCAGGTATGATACGACATGAGGCACACGAGATCATGGGGGTCGATGACCCGGCCCTTCTGGATGTCGCTGCACGAACTGTCGAGACATCGGAGTTCATGGTCGAACTCATTCACAATGGTGAGTTCCCCATTGAGGCACTCCGGCCGATGAATCTCTCTATCCCATATCACCAGCCCTGTCAGGTGAAGTCCCAAGGCATTGGCAAGCCAGCTATTGAGCTCATGGAGTCAATTCCTGGCGTCACCGTAACCGAATCAGGCCAAGCCTGCTGCGGCATCGCTGGAACCTATGGTCTCAAGAAAGAAAAGTATGCGATCGCTCAGAAGGTGGGGCAACCACTCTTCGACATGATCAAAGACACCAATCCGAACCTTGCGGCATGCGAAACGGAGACCTGCCGGTGGCAGATCCGCAAGGGTTCAGGAGCTGAAGTCATTCATCCGATTCAGCTCATCCATGCTGCGCTTGGTCTGGCCAAAGACGGCCAGCTAAGCACATTGGCTTCGGCCTAA
- a CDS encoding LutB/LldF family L-lactate oxidation iron-sulfur protein, producing MTSTIENLAKKLKIRDWAEKDIEASELGWYPGHEQPEDPLRWGQRFPDGAKETLQNTQMRRNLGYATDKIRTKRNTRVDEMPDWEALREAGSNIKRNTVARWPELLEQFEANVTARGGIVHWARDAKEANEIAYSIIKQKQVDEVVKVKSMATQEINLNEYLSERGVQAWETDLAEMIVQLADDMPSHIVVPAIHRNRAEVKAIFEARMGDAPENMGNEPRELAMAARAHLRKKFLSAKVAISGANMGIAESGTLAIFESEGNGRMCLTLPETLITIMGIEKLVPSYEDIEVFSQLLPRSATGERMNPYTSFWTGVTPGDGPQEFHLILMDNGRTDVLADPVGRETLKCIRCGACMNICPVYRHVGGHAYNSVYPGPIGAILTPQLLGSFDHNDPASTLPFASSLCGACYDACPVKIDIPTILVHLRHRYTEANRGGVPSIWDVGMGATSKIMGKGKAMEVAGKALHPARVIGGPRRRIGHIPLPLAKDWTFVRDVPAPPAQSFREWWNDREGEK from the coding sequence ATGACTTCCACCATTGAGAATCTCGCCAAGAAGCTAAAGATTAGGGATTGGGCCGAAAAGGATATCGAAGCCTCTGAACTGGGTTGGTACCCCGGTCACGAGCAACCCGAAGATCCACTCCGGTGGGGGCAAAGATTCCCCGACGGAGCGAAGGAGACCCTTCAGAACACCCAAATGCGGCGCAACCTTGGTTACGCTACGGACAAGATCCGGACAAAGCGCAACACTCGCGTAGATGAGATGCCCGATTGGGAGGCCCTGCGCGAGGCCGGTTCCAACATCAAGCGCAACACTGTGGCGCGATGGCCTGAACTCCTCGAGCAGTTCGAAGCGAACGTGACCGCCCGTGGAGGCATCGTTCACTGGGCGCGTGACGCCAAGGAAGCAAACGAAATCGCGTACTCCATCATCAAGCAGAAGCAGGTCGACGAGGTAGTCAAGGTTAAGTCCATGGCCACCCAGGAGATCAACTTGAACGAGTACCTTTCCGAGCGCGGTGTTCAAGCGTGGGAGACCGACCTCGCGGAGATGATCGTCCAACTGGCTGATGACATGCCTTCCCACATTGTGGTTCCAGCGATTCATCGCAACCGAGCCGAGGTCAAGGCAATCTTTGAGGCACGCATGGGCGATGCTCCAGAGAACATGGGCAACGAGCCTCGCGAACTTGCGATGGCAGCTCGCGCCCATCTGCGAAAGAAGTTCCTTTCAGCTAAGGTGGCAATTTCCGGTGCCAATATGGGCATCGCAGAATCTGGGACGCTCGCGATCTTTGAGTCGGAAGGCAACGGCCGCATGTGCCTGACTCTTCCGGAGACTCTCATCACCATCATGGGCATTGAGAAACTTGTTCCCAGCTATGAGGACATCGAGGTGTTCAGCCAGCTCCTGCCGCGTTCTGCAACGGGAGAGCGCATGAATCCCTACACCTCGTTCTGGACTGGTGTGACGCCAGGAGACGGTCCTCAGGAGTTCCACCTCATCCTCATGGACAACGGCCGTACGGACGTGCTTGCCGATCCTGTAGGGCGCGAGACACTCAAGTGCATTCGTTGCGGCGCTTGCATGAACATCTGCCCCGTGTACCGCCACGTGGGCGGGCACGCGTACAACTCGGTCTACCCTGGCCCGATCGGTGCCATCCTCACGCCACAGCTTCTCGGTTCGTTTGACCACAACGATCCGGCATCCACACTTCCCTTCGCGTCTTCGCTGTGTGGTGCGTGCTACGACGCCTGCCCGGTCAAGATCGATATCCCAACGATCCTCGTGCACCTTCGCCATCGATACACCGAGGCGAACCGCGGCGGAGTTCCCAGCATCTGGGACGTGGGCATGGGCGCCACCTCCAAGATCATGGGTAAGGGAAAAGCTATGGAGGTTGCTGGTAAGGCGCTGCACCCAGCTCGAGTGATTGGCGGACCCCGCCGCCGAATTGGCCATATTCCGCTTCCACTCGCCAAGGACTGGACGTTCGTTCGTGACGTTCCGGCTCCTCCGGCGCAGAGTTTCCGGGAATGGTGGAACGATCGTGAAGGAGAGAAGTGA
- the glpB gene encoding glycerol-3-phosphate dehydrogenase subunit GlpB, producing the protein MRTVIIGAGISGLTAALMAKEAGADVTVITVGFGGLQLGQGTLDIFDAPEPLNAIAALPENHPYRTITPESINEGVSAFRKIVPLDGSVEESTVFPTALGSLRRTGLYPHSMAAGRIEDGASYLLVGFSGLKDFYPALAAENLANQGVNARSHTVTLTAQGDTALAFSRSLALPGAAEDLGRALAQAAREGERIGIPAVVHEADFERIQQAAGHPVFQIPLPPPSIPGLEMNELARQACAEARIRMHLNSKAVGFTAADGRISAVKVQVAGSVKVIPADHVVYAGGGIESGAILLDSHRVLSETVFGLPVFAEEEILNGDYWGSQQPLFAAGLKVDSAMRPVDTEGKPVFENLHAVGGLLSGAQRAHEKSGEGIALGSAAQAINAILRSDS; encoded by the coding sequence ATGAGAACCGTCATTATCGGTGCCGGCATCTCAGGATTGACCGCAGCGCTCATGGCAAAGGAAGCTGGCGCAGACGTCACGGTCATCACGGTGGGTTTTGGTGGGCTGCAGCTTGGCCAAGGAACCCTTGATATCTTCGACGCGCCCGAACCTCTCAACGCTATTGCAGCGCTTCCGGAGAACCATCCTTACCGGACCATTACGCCTGAATCGATCAACGAAGGTGTATCAGCCTTTAGAAAGATCGTTCCCCTAGATGGCAGCGTGGAGGAATCCACCGTGTTCCCAACAGCACTGGGATCACTGCGCCGCACTGGCCTTTACCCCCACTCCATGGCGGCCGGGCGCATTGAAGACGGCGCTTCTTACCTTCTGGTGGGATTCAGCGGACTCAAGGATTTCTATCCCGCATTGGCAGCAGAAAACCTGGCCAATCAGGGCGTTAACGCTCGTTCTCACACCGTGACGTTGACTGCACAGGGAGATACCGCGCTCGCGTTCTCACGCTCATTGGCTCTGCCTGGAGCTGCTGAAGATCTGGGGAGAGCGCTTGCTCAGGCGGCGCGCGAGGGCGAACGCATCGGTATTCCAGCGGTCGTCCACGAAGCAGACTTTGAGCGCATTCAGCAGGCCGCTGGCCACCCGGTGTTTCAGATTCCGCTGCCACCACCGTCCATTCCAGGATTGGAAATGAACGAGCTGGCACGCCAAGCGTGCGCAGAGGCTCGGATTCGGATGCATCTGAACTCGAAGGCTGTTGGATTCACCGCTGCTGATGGAAGAATCAGCGCAGTCAAGGTCCAAGTGGCTGGCTCTGTGAAGGTCATTCCAGCAGACCATGTGGTCTACGCAGGAGGTGGCATCGAATCGGGAGCAATCCTTCTTGATTCCCATCGAGTTCTATCTGAAACAGTCTTTGGCTTACCTGTGTTCGCTGAAGAGGAGATCCTCAATGGCGATTATTGGGGCAGCCAGCAACCGCTCTTCGCCGCGGGCCTGAAGGTTGACTCTGCGATGCGGCCAGTGGACACAGAGGGCAAACCTGTCTTTGAGAATCTACATGCAGTAGGTGGGCTACTTTCCGGCGCGCAGCGCGCCCACGAGAAGTCCGGCGAAGGCATTGCGCTCGGCAGCGCCGCGCAAGCAATTAACGCAATTCTCAGGAGTGATTCATGA
- a CDS encoding MIP/aquaporin family protein has translation MDTPTMGQIFLSEFTGTALLILLGAGVCATVNLNKSKGKGGGWLLINFGWGLAVFVGVYAAWRTGGHLNPAVTIAQVIAGNDLATGVPATVGNVAVYIVAQLIGAIVGAILAWVAFKKQFDETEDPAAILGTFSTGPSVRSYGWNVATEAIGTFVLIAFVLVSGNSPTEIGPLAVALVIVAIGASLGGPTGYAINPARDLGPRIAHAILPIPHKGSSDWSYSWVPVVGPLIGAAIAALIIPPMIG, from the coding sequence ATGGACACTCCCACAATGGGCCAGATATTCCTCTCCGAGTTCACCGGAACAGCACTGCTGATCCTGCTCGGTGCTGGCGTATGTGCAACGGTCAACCTCAACAAGTCAAAGGGTAAGGGCGGCGGCTGGCTGCTCATCAACTTTGGGTGGGGCCTGGCCGTGTTCGTTGGCGTTTACGCCGCGTGGCGCACAGGCGGCCACCTCAATCCCGCAGTTACGATAGCTCAGGTCATTGCTGGTAATGACCTAGCGACCGGCGTACCTGCCACAGTGGGCAACGTAGCCGTGTATATCGTGGCTCAGCTCATAGGTGCCATCGTTGGCGCCATCCTCGCATGGGTTGCTTTCAAGAAGCAGTTTGATGAGACAGAAGACCCAGCAGCCATTCTTGGCACCTTCTCAACCGGTCCTTCGGTTCGTTCATACGGATGGAACGTCGCAACTGAGGCCATCGGTACCTTCGTGCTGATCGCGTTTGTTCTTGTCTCAGGCAACAGCCCAACAGAGATCGGACCGCTGGCAGTCGCACTGGTCATCGTCGCGATCGGCGCCTCGCTCGGTGGGCCTACCGGATACGCCATCAACCCAGCTCGTGATCTCGGACCACGCATTGCGCATGCCATCCTGCCAATCCCTCACAAGGGCTCCTCTGATTGGAGCTACTCATGGGTTCCCGTGGTTGGCCCACTCATCGGCGCAGCAATCGCCGCGCTCATCATTCCTCCGATGATCGGCTAA